Proteins co-encoded in one Yamadazyma tenuis chromosome 1, complete sequence genomic window:
- a CDS encoding uncharacterized protein (EggNog:ENOG503NUVT; BUSCO:EOG092605QM; COG:K): MEKKGLSKVLPAFRAKSATETSQLSIKDKRYYQQVEKSLLSFESLEEWADYIAFISRLQKALSLPQDQRSFHTVELIPYASEVADKLSLCLSSKLPNGVHQKALNLYESIFLSLKEDVFSNEINLWLPGLLPVLSFGSIQVKSEMVKLFKNHILSNINSKNLKVVAKPMILSLLSGLDDENSESFPDVFELMDTLKLKLESDSHYWKCLFLAIITNPEKRLGALYWCNKRLPMFTTIKTETGGFEYSYEAQACIDPSPGLLIRAFSTAINTETIFNPANDIIIIRGFFDLMLTHLPLNSSVFARSPKDKDLLVKSCIQILLKKDMSLNRRLWNWLLGPDSDQLVDSTKVRAKYFEDFGLEPLSRVLLDLVHDEKDTNKQIDSIKMALSLIIDKWEISHMVIPKILRPILSETYNKSKSSTTRFSEVLSSSQDFFNGIESSYIWNLFIDLIKSSNLDLLEFILSNFDINEEEMKVTHAPLALMTLLINFQEEKNWFNSVSIVIELISPKGLEPVDKSLTSKVDKEDVSKKISNFYGELTLDEEASTPAFTKSETSFYLYFLFKAIIIENFTSINSCRLCELFEKLVYTIPISDSFKARDEDILSLMLKQTNISHSPTTETQNMNTIVAFSISKLFHLLSSELSTLEKTRIIKVITTNLWPSLVSSDPTQPQVESVKCLFDLIINSSRYYVEPAISSLILQSSHNDRVKAMTCLWSHSNSNETDSVLEIPLKLVLDDLFDESSINKLQVNEFIRTIIKSGHSNRLLKMITNPLMDFELMATHKSEIEVDDQLAEFAYHLGTILHVINSNPKNLKEAFNNEFAVMDNSTKLEISKSNEWDISTYKSLIFFVIEKFLSLRLSEDVLNEGGCILKDYYNCVDYCLELLTTLISGNEPDFTMKFHSLIDNCFYYISLPTVPYQIELAECQYLKCIFHLLKLSEDSKINLNLLHIDDQEKEPFLVRFIIKGISKSQISVLLQQYMILLTRSLYLFNESVFSVLSLLNSAIIEKINDYFNKIVKEETIGILVDFEASINELISGLEDLLSISHSYLLTSKFRNKSDSKAANGQQDSSFLGNVIQGVFSIESPAVRTSEQNKLYSILLAFQDTIEMIFKIWKWADSKSKLYEYKTEDSPIGSHRSIIHLGNKLKFRSKKLFESLMDLERQEVIENLIAADPGYKSSIKLLNLLDGGRSQITLPNIFNSIMTRCYPSLLDESKKSHLNVSITEKELSRFLIFYFESIDTDTITDIWSFSTQFFKDVLAHHHHFKQLIPNLLRVISKLSLKLSNSKFGSDKKHKRELRDIFSKLLGVSVSGKRILFSSSEEPANGTINNEENNSEDDEDESTTPQGVQDELTDALSELMENFEEVIQDSEKLSSCINVIILNFVSPQIKNKKINEIPLRTLTLVKNIGQYAPNRTWKSLIYDLFMDSNFFKLPANRLEIWKSIISSWMSVETEKFNELISKVSATGSGSAGTLFMFNEKAELENKILTIKRLSFIMLTQPKDFFLSSLDDLFDQIEISLMNNVPLSFKTHISILFRVITIQFNELYLLPRWIVMCQQVISIFENILNKSMKELSFLSEEELQSILYGCKLLDQLLLLNNDEFNMQDWLFVHTAFDVNSDIEDAMVSIVDKISQEYDLTILKESPVKIDPLSPDNKKIPLLKGVTSIKSIANLKSFFESLSYLNFERVYGLYDTDFEACEADIMEDLFA; the protein is encoded by the coding sequence ATGGAGAAAAAAGGTCTTTCGAAGGTGCTTCCGGCATTTCGAGCCAAGCTGGCAACTGAAACGTCTCAATTGtccatcaaagacaagCGTTACTACCAACAAGTCGAAAAGTCGTTGTTATCGTTTGAATCGCTCGAGGAATGGGCAGACTACATTGCATTTATttcaagactccagaagGCACTTCTGCTCCCGCAAGACCAACGGTCGTTCCACACGGTAGAATTGATTCCCTATGCATCAGAAGTTGCCGACAAATTGTCATTGTGcctttcttcaaagcttcCGAACGGAGTTCACCAAAAAGCATTGAACCTTTATGAGTCGATCTTTTTGTCCTTAAAAGAGGATGTATTTAGTAACGAGATAAACTTATGGCTTCCGGGTCTTCTTCCGGTGTTATCATTTGGCTCCATACAGGTGAAGTCGGAAatggtgaagttgttcaaaaatCACATTTTGTCCAatatcaactccaagaacttgaaagtTGTGGCTAAGCCGATGATACTTAGTCTTTTGTCAGGGTTGGACGACGAGAATTCAGAAAGTTTTCCCGACGTGTTTGAGTTGATGGAtaccttgaagttgaagctcGAAAGCGATTCACACTACTGGAAGTGTTTGTTTTTAGCGATAATAACCAATCCTGAAAAGAGATTAGGTGCTTTGTATTGGTGTAATAAGCGGTTACCCATGTTTACAACAATCAAGACCGAAACCGGTGGTTTTGAATATAGTTATGAGGCTCAGGCCTGTATTGATCCAAGTCCAGGTTTGTTGATAAGGGCTTTCTCCACCGCTATCAATACTGAAACTATTTTCAATCCTGCTAATGACATTATAATTATCAGAGGGttttttgatttgatgTTGACTCACTTACCGTTAAACAGCTCAGTCTTCGCACGATCTCCTAAGGATaaggacttgttggtgaagtcTTGTATCCAAATTctattgaagaaggataTGAGTCTCAATAGACGATTATGGAATTGGCTCTTAGGCCCCGACTCagatcaattggttgacTCCACCAAAGTAAGAGCTAAATATTTCGAAGATTTTGGATTGGAGCCGTTGTCTAGAGTGcttttggacttggtgcATGACGAGAAAGACACCAACAAACAAATCGACTCAATAAAAATGGCATTGTCTTTGATTATAGACAAATGGGAAATCAGCCATATGGTGATACCTAAGATATTGCGTCCCATATTGAGTGAAACCTacaacaaatccaaatctAGTACTACCAGGTTTAGTGAAGTGTTATCATCTTCTCAAgactttttcaatggtATTGAATCTTCTTATATTTGGAACTTGTTTATTGATCTTATAAAGTCTAGCAATTTGGACTTATTAGAGTTTATTTTATCCAACTTTGATATAAATGAAGAGGAAATGAAGGTTACTCATGCTCCTCTTGCATTGATGACGTTGTTGATAAacttccaagaagaaaaaaattggttCAACAGCGTTCTGATTGTTATTGAGTTGATTTCCCCTAAAGGCTTAGAACCCGTTGATAAGAGCTTGACTTCGAAAGTTGATAAGGAGGATGTTCTGAAGAAAATTTCAAACTTCTATGGGGAATTAACATtagatgaagaagcatcTACACCTGCTTTCACCAAGTCAGAAACATCCTTTTATCTTTACTTTTTGTTTAAAGCTATTatcattgaaaacttcacTTCAATTAACTCATGTAGATTGTGTGAGttatttgaaaagttggtttATACTATCCCGATAAGTGACTCTTTTAAGGCTAGAGATGAAGACATATTGTCATTAATGTTGAAACAAACTAATATTTCTCATAGTCCTACCACAGAGACACAAAATATGAATACCATTGTTGCATTCAGTatatccaagttgtttcaTTTATTATCGAGTGAATTACTGACTCTCGAAAAAACAAGAATAATAAAAGTAATTACAACGAACTTATGGCCCTCATTGGTATCTTCTGACCCAACACAACCCCAAGTAGAGTCTGTGAAGTGtttgtttgatttgatcaTAAATAGTTCAAGGTATTACGTCGAGCCAGCCATTTCTAGCTTGATTCTACAGTCGAGCCATAATGACAGAGTCAAAGCAATGACCTGTTTGTGGTCTCACTCGAATTCTAATGAAACTGACTCTGTTTTGGAGATACCATTGaaacttgttcttgatgacttATTCGACGAAAGTAGTATCAACAAATTGCAAGTCAATGAGTTCATCAGAACCATAATTAAAAGTGGGCATTCAAATagattgttgaagatgataacCAATCCTTTGATGGACTTTGAGCTAATGGCCACCCATAAGTCTGAAATCGAGGTAGATGATCAGTTGGCAGAGTTTGCTTATCATTTGGGCACTATTCTTCATGTTATAAATTCCaatccaaagaatttgaaggAAGCGTTCAACAACGAGTTTGCCGTGATGGATAACAGTACCAAATTGGAAATCAGCAAGTCTAATGAATGGGATATATCCACTTAcaaatctttgattttcttcGTCATAGAGAAGTTCTTAAGTTTAAGGTTACTGGAAGATGTATTAAACGAGGGGGGTTGTATTTTGAAAGATTACTACAACTGTGTAGACTACTGTTTGGAACTTCTCACCACATTGATCAGCGGAAATGAGCCGGATTTTACTATGAAATTCCACAGCCTTATTGATAATTGCTTCTACTACATTTCATTACCAACAGTTCCCTACCAAATCGAGTTGGCTGAATGCCAATATCTCAAATGCATATtccatttgttgaagttatcTGAAGAttccaagatcaatttAAATTTATTGCATATCGATGATCAGGAAAAGGAACCATTCTTGGTCAggttcatcatcaaaggGATTAGTAAATCTCAGATTTCTGTCCTTTTGCAACAATACATGATTCTTTTGACAAGGTCCTTGTATTTATTCAATGAGTCAGTGTTCAGTGTTTTGTCATTGCTAAATTCCGCTATAATTGAGAAGATTAATGAttacttcaacaagattgTCAAGGAAGAAACGATAGGTATCCTCGTTGACTTCGAGGCATCTATAAATGAGTTGATCAGTGGGCTTGAGGACTTGTTGTCAATTAGCCATAGCTACTTATTGACTTCTAAATTCAGAAACAAGTCTGACTCAAAAGCTGCTAACGGACAACAAGATTCCAGCTTCTTGGGAAATGTGATCCAAGGTGTCTTTCTGATTGAGTCACCAGCAGTAAGAACAAGCGAACAGAATAAACTTTATTCCATATTATTGGCTTTCCAGGACACTATTGAAATGATATTTAAAATTTGGAAGTGGGCAGACTCCAAATCGAAACTATACGAGTACAAAACCGAAGATAGTCCAATTGGGTCTCATAGATCAATTATCCATCTTGGAAATAAGTTGAAATTTAGatccaagaagttgtttgagTCTTTGATGGACTTAGAAAGACAGGAAGTAATCGAGAATTTGATTGCTGCCGACCCAGGCTATAAATCTTCCATCAAACTATTGAACCTATTGGATGGGGGGAGATCACAAATCACATTACCCAATATTTTCAACTCAATTATGACTAGATGCTATCCGAGCTTATTGGACGAATCTAAAAAGTCACATTTAAATGTTTCAATAACCGAGAAAGAATTATCAAGGTTTCTTATTTTCTATTTCGAGTCTATCGATACGGATACAATCACAGATATATGGAGTTTCTCGACCCAGTTTTTCAAGGACGTCTTAGCCCATCACCATCATTTCAAGCAATTGATTCCCAACCTTTTGAGAGttatttccaagttgagCTTGAAGTTGAGTAACTCGAAATTCGGCTCAGATAAAAAACATAAAAGAGAATTAAGAGAcatattttccaagttgttgggtGTATCGGTAAGTGGTAAGCGGATATTATTCAGTTCCAGCGAAGAGCCTGCTAATGGAACAATCAACAACGAAGAGAATAACAgcgaagatgatgaagacgaatCGACTACTCCTCAAGGGGTTCAAGATGAATTGACTGATGCTCTTAGTGAGTTGATGGAGAATTTCGAAGAAGTCATTCAGGATTCGGAAAAGCTTTCAAGTTGTATCAATGTTATCATTCTCAACTTTGTGTCTCCACAAAtaaagaacaagaagatcaatGAGATCCCGTTACGAACCTTAactttggtgaagaatattGGTCAGTATGCTCCCAATAGAACGTGGAAGAGTTTGATTTATGATTTGTTCATGGATTcgaacttcttcaagctaCCAGCCAATAGACTTGAGATATGGAAGTCTATTATCTCCAGTTGGATGAGCGTGGAAACGGAAAAattcaatgagttgattTCTAAGGTTTCAGCTACTGGCTCTGGATCAGCTGGAACATTGTTCATGTTCAATGAAAAGGCTGAGCTTGAaaacaagatcttgacgATTAAAAGATTGTCATTCATAATGTTGACCCAACCAAAGGACTTCTTCCTAAGCTcacttgatgatttgtttgatcaaattgaaatTTCGTTGATGAACAACGTTCCACTACTGTTCAAGACCCACATCAGCATTCTTTTCAGGGTGATAACAATCCAGTTCAATGAGCTTTACTTGCTTCCCCGTTGGATCGTTATGTGCCAACAAGTAATTTCGATCTTTGAGaacattttgaacaaatccaTGAAAGAGTTGAGCTTTTTGAGCGAGGAAGAATTGCAATCAATATTATATGGCTGTAAGTTGTTGGATCAATTGTTGCTACTTAATAACGATGAATTCAACATGCAAGATTGGCTTTTCGTTCACACTGCTTTTGATGTTAACAGCGATATTGAAGATGCAATGGTCTCTATTGTGGACAAAATCTCTCAGGAGTATGACTTGACGATTCTCAAAGAACTGCCTGTGAAAATTGACCCCTTGTCGCCTGATAACAAGAAGATCCCGTTACTTAAAGGGGTGACCAGCATCAAGTCAATAGccaatttgaagagcttcttTGAAAGTCTCAGCTACCTCAATTTCGAAAGAGTTTACGGATTATACGACACAGATTTCGAAGCCTGTGAAGCAGACATTATGGAGGATCTCTTTGCCTGA
- a CDS encoding phospholipase/carboxylesterase (COG:I; EggNog:ENOG503NZH9; MEROPS:MER0200434), producing the protein MSVSAVRVSAKTTAKSAIIFVHGLGDSGEGWSWFPQLLKGMGIISPAVLDATNFVFPNAPTIPISVNGGYQMPGWFDIFEFGNIKARQDIPGFLRSCEVLKALIEEQVNVHNVPREKIIIGGFSQGAAIALATASLLESKVGGVVALSGFCPIIDEIKKLHNKNGTNFSIPVFQGHGTADPIIAHQYGQLTAEFYQSLGFTNYRFKSYPGMAHSAGDDELVDVAKFLKDVL; encoded by the coding sequence ATGTCAGTATCAGCAGTAAGAGTATCTGCAAAAACCACCGCCAAGTCGGCTATAATCTTTGTACACGGACTCGGAGACTCGGGTGAAGGCTGGTCATGGTTTCCACAGCTTTTGAAGGGAATGGGAATCATATCTCCAGCCGTTCTTGATGCAACTAACTTTGTGTTTCCCAATGCTCCCACTATCCCCATCTCCGTTAACGGTGGGTACCAAATGCCCGGCTGGTTCGATATATTCGAATTTGGTAACATAAAAGCTCGTCAGGATATTCCCGGGTTTTTGCGTTCTTGTGAGGTTCTTAAGGCTCTTATAGAAGAACAGGTTAATGTCCATAATGTACCACGGGAAAAAATTATAATTGGTGGCTTCTCTCAAGGAGCAGCCATAGCGTTGGCCACAGCCAGCTTGTTGGAGAGcaaagttggtggagtggTGGCTTTGAGCGGGTTCTGTCCCATAATTGAcgagatcaagaaattgcaCAACAAGAACGGTACGAATTTTTCCATCCCCGTGTTCCAAGGCCACGGAACGGCTGATCCAATCATCGCTCACCAGTATGGCCAATTGACTGCTGAGTTCTACCAGTCTCTTGGGTTCACCAACTACCGGTTCAAAAGCTATCCAGGAATGGCCCACAGTGCAGGTGACGACGAATTGGTCGATGTGGCCAAGTTCCTCAAAGATGTTCTATAA